The following proteins are encoded in a genomic region of Sporichthya brevicatena:
- a CDS encoding calcium-binding protein translates to MTLKTVSRFGVVLTTMACVGVFAAPGAQAADVAFTTADGVVGGKIAVTVKLTSDIAEPATVQIHLFQNGTCAGSPMQNNGTPLSSKVFEGAKKNSEYTFTVNNMSPAGTYSWGADVDEAGKDPERKCSAPFAVKEGNTPPPPVAKYTCGGKPATFVGSSKAERIIGSPGDDVIVARGGNDIIEGRGGNDIICGGAGNDIIVGGAGNDRLFGDKGADTIAGGSGNDELRGGAGNDDLRGSTGNDRLYGGGGNDLLNGGAGTDRGNGGAGRNTLRNIELKAS, encoded by the coding sequence GTGACTCTCAAGACCGTTTCCCGTTTCGGCGTGGTCCTGACGACCATGGCCTGCGTGGGTGTCTTCGCGGCCCCCGGCGCCCAGGCCGCCGACGTCGCCTTCACGACCGCCGACGGCGTCGTCGGCGGGAAGATCGCCGTCACCGTGAAGCTCACCTCCGACATCGCGGAGCCCGCGACGGTGCAGATCCACCTGTTCCAGAACGGCACCTGCGCCGGCAGCCCGATGCAGAACAACGGGACCCCGCTCTCCAGCAAGGTCTTCGAGGGCGCGAAGAAGAACTCCGAGTACACGTTCACCGTGAACAACATGAGCCCCGCCGGGACCTACTCCTGGGGCGCGGACGTCGACGAGGCCGGCAAGGACCCGGAGCGCAAGTGCTCGGCGCCCTTCGCGGTGAAGGAGGGCAACACCCCGCCCCCGCCGGTCGCGAAGTACACCTGCGGCGGCAAGCCCGCAACGTTCGTCGGCTCCAGCAAGGCCGAGCGGATCATCGGCTCCCCCGGTGACGACGTGATCGTCGCCCGCGGCGGCAACGACATCATCGAGGGCCGCGGCGGCAACGACATCATCTGCGGCGGCGCGGGCAACGACATCATCGTCGGCGGCGCCGGCAACGACCGCCTCTTCGGCGACAAGGGGGCCGACACCATCGCCGGCGGTTCGGGCAACGACGAGCTCCGCGGCGGCGCCGGCAACGACGACCTCCGGGGCAGCACCGGCAACGACCGTCTCTACGGCGGCGGCGGGAACGACCTCCTCAACGGCGGTGCCGGCACCGACCGCGGCAACGGCGGCGCCGGCCGCAACACCCTGCGGAACATCGAGCTCAAGGCCAGCTGA
- a CDS encoding glycine--tRNA ligase, with translation MLTMQDALLALTRYWTERGAMIVQPMNTEVGAGTANPATMLRVLGPEPWKVAYVEPSVRPDDARYGENPNRIQMHTQYQVILKPEPGDPQQLYLGSLEALGVDTRANDIRFVEDNWAQPAIGAWGLGWEVWLNGMEITQFTYFQAVGGQTLDPVCVELTYGMERILMALQGVGHFKEIAYAPGISYGEAFGQAEYEMSRYYLDDADVATNRRLFEDYAAEAKRMVEAKLPVPAQIYVLKCSHAFNVMDARGAVSTTDRAAAFRTMQRLAREVSELWIEKRAELGHPLGLPTESTPPPLPETGTVPTGPAPLVFEIGVEEMPPHECGNTVAAVREALTTALAGTGLAHGEITVDATPRRVVATVADVAAREEDSRRTVKGPKVAAAYDADGNLTKAAQGFAKGQGVEADQLERLTIDGVEYVGVSSEVTGRPAVEVLAEILPKIVTGLRSEKNMRWNAPGLSFTRPIRWILALLGEAVVPFQVSNMASGRETWVHRNADAPVVAVRAAADFAQVLADNDIVLDTAARRSQIVTGAQELAASVGGVVDIEGEADVVDEVTNLVESPNPILGSFEERYLELPPDILVTVMRKHQRYLPVRNADGALRNHFVAVANGECDRDVVRAGNEAVLRARYEDASFFWRADLQVPPAEFRTRLDKLTFADKLGSMDDRATRIQKLALELAKSVDLTAEELTTLTRAGELAKFDLATEMVVELSKLAGIMAREYAVRAGETPEVATALHEMEMPRSAGAALPMTVPGALLSLADRLDLLAGLFATGAEPKGSSDPFGLRRAALGALAVLRAHPRLASITIPAGLALAAAQQPVEVPADAMEKAAAFTTGRYEQALLDAGHPHKLVQAVLPLADSPARADATLATLPALVADENFAALVEAVLRIRRLVPADVTAGHDAAKFEDPAENALADALAKAQAELGENPSDLPAFVAVGTGLVAPIHAFFDAVLVMAPDPAVKANRLGLLAGVRDLSEGLVGWEALA, from the coding sequence ATGTTGACAATGCAGGACGCGCTGCTGGCGCTCACCCGCTACTGGACCGAGCGCGGCGCGATGATCGTGCAGCCGATGAACACCGAGGTCGGCGCCGGTACCGCGAACCCCGCGACGATGCTGCGCGTCCTCGGCCCGGAGCCGTGGAAGGTCGCCTACGTCGAGCCGTCGGTCCGTCCGGACGACGCGCGGTACGGGGAGAACCCGAACCGCATCCAGATGCACACGCAGTACCAGGTCATCCTCAAGCCGGAGCCCGGCGACCCGCAGCAGCTCTACCTGGGCAGCCTCGAGGCCCTCGGCGTCGACACCCGGGCCAACGACATCCGGTTCGTCGAGGACAACTGGGCGCAGCCGGCCATCGGCGCCTGGGGGTTGGGCTGGGAAGTCTGGCTGAACGGCATGGAGATCACGCAGTTCACCTACTTCCAGGCCGTCGGCGGTCAGACGCTCGACCCGGTCTGCGTCGAGCTGACCTACGGCATGGAGCGCATCCTCATGGCGCTGCAGGGCGTGGGGCACTTCAAGGAGATCGCCTACGCGCCGGGCATCTCCTACGGCGAGGCCTTCGGCCAGGCCGAGTACGAGATGAGCCGGTACTACCTCGACGACGCGGACGTCGCGACCAACCGTCGCCTGTTCGAGGACTACGCCGCCGAGGCCAAGCGCATGGTCGAGGCGAAGCTGCCGGTGCCGGCGCAGATCTACGTCCTCAAGTGCTCGCACGCCTTCAACGTGATGGACGCCCGCGGGGCGGTATCGACGACCGACCGGGCCGCCGCGTTCCGCACGATGCAGCGCCTCGCGCGCGAGGTCTCCGAGCTCTGGATCGAGAAGCGGGCCGAGCTCGGGCACCCCCTGGGTCTGCCCACCGAGTCGACCCCGCCGCCGCTGCCCGAGACCGGCACCGTGCCGACCGGCCCCGCCCCGCTGGTGTTCGAGATCGGCGTCGAGGAGATGCCGCCGCACGAGTGCGGCAACACCGTCGCCGCCGTCCGCGAGGCGCTGACCACCGCGCTCGCCGGGACCGGCCTCGCGCACGGCGAGATCACCGTCGACGCGACGCCGCGTCGCGTGGTCGCGACCGTCGCCGACGTCGCCGCGCGCGAGGAGGACTCGCGCAGGACCGTGAAGGGCCCGAAGGTCGCCGCCGCGTACGACGCCGACGGCAACCTCACCAAGGCCGCGCAGGGCTTCGCCAAGGGCCAGGGTGTCGAGGCCGACCAGCTCGAGCGCCTCACGATCGACGGCGTCGAGTACGTCGGCGTCAGCAGCGAGGTGACGGGCCGCCCGGCGGTCGAGGTGCTCGCCGAGATCCTGCCGAAGATCGTGACCGGTCTGCGGTCCGAGAAGAACATGCGCTGGAACGCGCCGGGTCTGTCGTTCACCCGGCCGATCCGGTGGATCCTCGCGCTGCTCGGCGAGGCCGTCGTGCCGTTCCAGGTCTCGAACATGGCGAGCGGCCGCGAGACGTGGGTGCACCGCAACGCGGACGCCCCGGTCGTCGCCGTGCGCGCGGCCGCCGACTTCGCGCAGGTGCTCGCCGACAACGACATCGTCCTCGACACCGCGGCCCGCCGCTCTCAGATCGTGACGGGGGCTCAGGAGCTCGCCGCGTCGGTGGGTGGTGTCGTCGACATCGAGGGTGAGGCCGACGTCGTCGACGAGGTGACGAACCTGGTCGAGTCGCCGAACCCGATCCTCGGTTCGTTCGAGGAGCGCTACCTCGAGCTGCCGCCGGACATCCTCGTCACCGTCATGCGCAAGCACCAGCGCTACCTGCCGGTGCGGAACGCGGACGGGGCGCTGCGCAACCACTTCGTCGCCGTCGCGAACGGCGAGTGCGACCGCGACGTCGTGCGCGCGGGCAACGAGGCCGTGCTCCGCGCCCGCTACGAGGACGCGTCGTTCTTCTGGCGCGCGGACCTGCAGGTGCCGCCGGCCGAGTTCCGCACGCGCCTGGACAAGCTGACGTTCGCGGACAAGCTCGGTTCGATGGACGACCGCGCGACGCGCATCCAGAAGCTCGCGCTGGAGCTCGCGAAGTCGGTCGACCTCACCGCGGAGGAACTCACCACGCTGACCCGCGCCGGCGAGCTCGCCAAGTTCGACCTCGCGACCGAGATGGTCGTCGAGCTCTCGAAGCTCGCCGGGATCATGGCGCGCGAGTACGCGGTGCGCGCCGGTGAGACCCCCGAGGTCGCGACGGCGCTGCACGAGATGGAGATGCCGCGCTCGGCCGGCGCGGCGCTGCCGATGACCGTCCCGGGTGCGCTGCTCTCGCTCGCGGACCGGCTCGACCTGCTCGCCGGTCTGTTCGCCACCGGTGCCGAGCCGAAGGGTTCCTCGGACCCGTTCGGTCTGCGCCGGGCCGCCCTCGGCGCCCTCGCGGTCCTGCGGGCGCACCCGCGCCTGGCGTCGATCACGATCCCGGCCGGGCTCGCGCTCGCCGCGGCGCAGCAGCCGGTCGAGGTCCCGGCCGACGCGATGGAGAAGGCCGCGGCCTTCACCACCGGCCGCTACGAGCAGGCCCTGCTCGACGCCGGGCACCCGCACAAGCTCGTCCAGGCCGTGCTGCCGCTGGCCGACTCCCCGGCGCGCGCGGACGCCACGCTGGCGACGCTCCCGGCGCTGGTGGCCGACGAGAACTTCGCCGCGCTGGTCGAGGCCGTGCTCCGGATCCGGCGCCTCGTCCCGGCCGACGTGACCGCCGGCCACGACGCCGCGAAGTTCGAGGACCCGGCGGAGAACGCCCTCGCCGACGCTCTCGCGAAGGCGCAGGCCGAGCTGGGTGAGAACCCGTCAGATCTGCCGGCCTTCGTGGCCGTCGGGACCGGCCTGGTCGCCCCGATCCACGCGTTCTTCGACGCGGTGCTCGTCATGGCCCCGGACCCCGCGGTCAAGGCCAACCGCCTGGGTCTGCTCGCCGGCGTCCGGGACCTCTCCGAGGGCCTGGTCGGCTGGGAGGCCCTCGCCTGA
- a CDS encoding calcium-binding protein, with amino-acid sequence MHRARTGRALIGFAAGVLALTGLTSLNSTAATAAAPGYLPMTALLNGSTVSTNVGITKNGTPISLEQYAAERAGFNVTVVDGETWAGTSAAHFARYQLLIVGDNECGEAGPALDESVGNVDTWAPVVLGATPANDVPGNRVLSGLDPSWHYAQNKGPTEPGNPSTAPTARFVEAAIRFAGAKAGATGLYFGPACFTESEAWTAIANKLSTAGTGFTVQSHLAATSNDVHLVRTPGASFPGLAPADLPGWGATAHAYFDTFPADYRPLAIATDAESVSTLDVKAAGDPGPRNGGTGQKSSDRVSAMSDNTTCGQQALDGANVCGEAVAVFAGADPVGPKPPVATATCRGEKATIVGTPGDDVLIGTAGRDVIVGLGGNDVIRGRGGDDLICAGAGNDNVRGGGGNDRIHGGAGDDVLYGGAGSDRLFGQRGNDTLRGGNGADRLSGGRGNDKLYGNRGHDHLAGGRGTDTGFGGPGLDTYVGVETHTVP; translated from the coding sequence ATGCACCGAGCACGAACCGGCCGCGCCCTGATCGGGTTCGCCGCCGGGGTCCTCGCCCTCACCGGGCTGACTTCCCTGAACTCGACCGCCGCCACCGCCGCGGCGCCGGGCTACCTGCCGATGACCGCGCTGCTCAACGGCAGCACGGTCTCGACCAATGTCGGCATCACCAAGAACGGGACGCCGATCAGCCTCGAGCAGTACGCCGCCGAGCGCGCCGGCTTCAACGTCACCGTCGTCGACGGCGAGACCTGGGCGGGCACGAGCGCCGCCCACTTCGCGCGGTACCAACTCCTGATCGTCGGGGACAACGAGTGCGGCGAGGCGGGCCCGGCCCTCGACGAGTCGGTCGGCAACGTGGACACCTGGGCACCGGTCGTGCTCGGCGCCACGCCGGCCAACGACGTCCCGGGCAACCGCGTCCTGTCCGGCCTCGACCCGTCGTGGCACTACGCCCAGAACAAGGGCCCGACCGAGCCGGGGAACCCGTCGACCGCCCCCACCGCGCGCTTCGTCGAGGCCGCGATCCGCTTCGCCGGCGCGAAGGCGGGCGCCACCGGCCTGTACTTCGGCCCGGCCTGCTTCACCGAGTCCGAGGCGTGGACGGCGATCGCGAACAAGCTCAGCACCGCCGGAACGGGCTTCACCGTGCAGAGCCACCTCGCGGCCACCAGCAACGACGTTCATCTGGTCCGCACCCCCGGCGCGAGCTTCCCGGGCCTGGCCCCGGCCGACCTGCCGGGCTGGGGCGCCACGGCCCACGCCTATTTCGACACCTTCCCCGCCGACTACCGGCCGCTGGCGATCGCCACCGACGCCGAGAGCGTGTCCACCCTCGACGTCAAGGCCGCCGGCGACCCCGGGCCGCGGAACGGCGGGACCGGCCAGAAGTCCTCGGACCGCGTCTCGGCCATGTCCGACAACACGACCTGTGGGCAGCAGGCGCTCGACGGTGCGAACGTCTGCGGTGAGGCCGTGGCGGTCTTCGCCGGTGCCGACCCGGTCGGGCCGAAGCCGCCGGTCGCGACGGCGACCTGCCGCGGGGAGAAGGCCACGATCGTCGGCACCCCGGGTGACGACGTCCTCATCGGGACGGCCGGCCGCGACGTCATCGTCGGCCTCGGCGGCAACGACGTCATCCGCGGTCGCGGTGGTGACGACCTGATCTGCGCCGGCGCCGGCAACGACAACGTCCGCGGCGGCGGGGGCAACGACCGCATCCACGGCGGCGCCGGCGACGACGTCCTGTACGGCGGAGCGGGCAGCGACCGCCTGTTCGGCCAGCGCGGCAACGACACGCTGCGCGGCGGCAACGGGGCAGACCGCCTCAGCGGTGGGCGCGGCAACGACAAGCTCTACGGCAACCGCGGCCACGACCACCTCGCCGGCGGCCGCGGCACGGACACGGGCTTCGGTGGCCCCGGTCTCGACACCTACGTCGGCGTCGAGACCCACACCGTGCCGTAG
- a CDS encoding S-(hydroxymethyl)mycothiol dehydrogenase, with protein MHEVRAVVAKSKGAPVSVETILVPDPGPGEALVKVEACGVCHTDLHYREGGINDDFPFLLGHEAAGRVEAVGAGVTDLAPGDFVILNWRAVCGECRSCKRGRPWYCFATHNAKQKMTLADGTALSPALGIGAFAEKTLVAAGQCTKVDPAAPATAAGLLGCGVMAGIGAAINTGNVTRGDSVAVIGCGGVGNAAIAGARLAGARKIIAVDIDDRKLDMAVKLGATHTVNSKSTDAVEGIRAATEGNGADVVIEAVGRPETYKQAFFGRDLAGTVVLVGVPTPDMVLDLPMIEVFGRGGSLKSSWYGDCLPSRDFPMLIDLYLQKRLDLDAFVSETIGIDDVEKAFERMHHGDVLRSVVVF; from the coding sequence ATGCACGAAGTACGCGCGGTCGTCGCCAAGAGCAAGGGTGCTCCGGTCTCGGTCGAGACGATCCTGGTTCCCGACCCCGGCCCCGGTGAGGCGCTGGTGAAGGTCGAGGCCTGCGGGGTCTGCCACACCGACCTGCACTACCGCGAGGGCGGCATCAACGACGACTTCCCGTTCCTGCTCGGCCACGAGGCCGCCGGCCGGGTCGAGGCCGTCGGCGCCGGCGTCACCGACCTGGCGCCGGGTGACTTCGTCATCCTGAACTGGCGTGCGGTGTGCGGCGAGTGCCGCTCCTGCAAGCGCGGCCGGCCCTGGTACTGCTTCGCCACGCACAACGCCAAGCAGAAGATGACGCTGGCCGACGGCACCGCGCTCTCGCCGGCGCTCGGCATCGGCGCGTTCGCGGAGAAGACGCTGGTCGCGGCGGGGCAGTGCACGAAGGTCGACCCGGCGGCTCCGGCCACCGCGGCGGGCCTGCTCGGCTGCGGCGTCATGGCCGGCATCGGTGCGGCCATCAACACCGGCAACGTCACGCGCGGGGACTCGGTCGCGGTCATCGGGTGCGGCGGTGTCGGCAACGCGGCGATCGCGGGTGCCCGCCTCGCCGGTGCGCGCAAGATCATCGCCGTCGACATCGACGACCGGAAGCTCGACATGGCCGTCAAGCTCGGTGCCACGCACACGGTGAACTCGAAGAGCACCGACGCGGTCGAGGGCATCCGCGCGGCGACCGAGGGCAACGGCGCGGACGTCGTCATCGAGGCCGTCGGCCGGCCCGAGACCTACAAGCAGGCCTTCTTCGGCCGCGACCTCGCCGGCACCGTCGTGCTCGTCGGCGTCCCGACGCCGGACATGGTCCTGGACCTGCCGATGATCGAGGTGTTCGGCCGCGGCGGTTCGCTCAAGTCGTCCTGGTACGGCGACTGCCTGCCTTCGCGCGACTTCCCGATGCTCATCGACCTGTACCTGCAGAAGCGCCTGGACCTCGACGCCTTCGTGTCCGAGACCATCGGCATCGACGACGTGGAGAAGGCCTTCGAGCGCATGCACCACGGCGACGTGCTCCGCTCGGTCGTAGTTTTCTGA
- a CDS encoding MBL fold metallo-hydrolase, which translates to MAARIERLVTSGQFTLDGGTWDVDNNVWLVGDDREVVVIDAAHDAAAIEEAVAGRRLVGIVCTHAHNDHVNAAAELADNTGAPILLHPDDDVLWRMVYADRKPDRTLHGGDVITVADTVLEVMHTPGHAPGAVCLYAPELGALFSGDTLFQGGPGATGRSYSDFGTIITSIRDQLLVLPGDVKVHTGHGEVTTIGGEAPHLDEWIARGH; encoded by the coding sequence ATGGCCGCTCGCATCGAACGCCTCGTCACCTCCGGTCAGTTCACGCTCGACGGCGGGACCTGGGACGTGGACAACAACGTCTGGCTCGTCGGTGACGACCGCGAGGTGGTGGTGATCGACGCGGCGCACGACGCGGCGGCTATCGAGGAGGCCGTGGCCGGCCGGCGCCTGGTCGGGATCGTCTGCACCCACGCGCACAACGACCACGTCAACGCGGCAGCCGAACTCGCCGACAACACCGGGGCGCCGATCCTTCTGCACCCGGACGACGACGTGCTCTGGCGGATGGTCTACGCCGACCGCAAGCCCGACCGCACGCTGCACGGCGGCGACGTGATCACCGTCGCCGACACCGTGCTCGAAGTCATGCACACCCCGGGCCACGCGCCCGGGGCCGTGTGCCTCTACGCGCCGGAGCTCGGCGCGCTGTTCTCCGGCGACACGCTGTTCCAGGGCGGCCCCGGTGCGACCGGCCGCTCGTACAGCGACTTCGGCACGATCATCACCTCGATCCGCGACCAGCTGCTCGTCCTGCCGGGCGACGTCAAGGTCCACACCGGCCACGGCGAGGTCACCACGATCGGGGGAGAGGCCCCGCACCTCGACGAGTGGATCGCCCGGGGGCACTGA
- a CDS encoding serine/threonine-protein kinase: protein MSTPPSHIANRYRFVETLGRGGMGEVWKAFDERLNRFCAIKVLRQTQDAATVERFSREARTLASIRHPGVVIVYDYGVDNDRPYLVMELLPGPSLAELLRADGPLPIESVRRYGTQAASALQAVHDAGVVHRDIKPANLVIDSSGNCRLVDFGIALGSVADHTLTEHGAIIGSAAYLAPEQATGGRADTRSDLYGFGCLLMTLLTGRPPFDDDSPVEILTRHLNDAPARPSDRRPEVPPDLDDLVMQLLSKQPELRPASAAEVADRLGGATGTRPLPGPVPLPPRGGYAPPPPIYAEAGPTAAMPVYSHAAERNRVKPLLIVLAVVALLAAGGVGWAVMQESDDSPGTRIPFVPDTPTPTPSPTPEATIEPSTTPTLGPPPTPNPLTTPEPTPTPTPTPAPIIVLPTPTPDPTPVPTPDPTPVPTPDPTPAETPAP, encoded by the coding sequence GTGTCGACCCCACCGAGCCACATCGCCAACCGCTACCGCTTCGTCGAGACGCTCGGTCGCGGCGGGATGGGTGAGGTCTGGAAGGCGTTCGACGAGCGCCTGAACCGCTTCTGCGCGATCAAGGTCCTGCGCCAGACCCAGGACGCGGCGACCGTCGAGCGGTTCTCCCGCGAGGCCCGCACGCTGGCCTCGATCCGGCACCCCGGCGTCGTCATCGTCTACGACTACGGCGTCGACAACGACCGGCCGTACCTGGTCATGGAGTTGCTGCCCGGGCCGTCGCTCGCCGAGCTCCTGCGCGCGGACGGCCCGCTCCCGATCGAGAGCGTCCGCCGCTACGGCACCCAGGCCGCGTCCGCGCTCCAGGCCGTCCACGACGCCGGCGTGGTGCACCGCGACATCAAGCCCGCGAACCTCGTCATCGACTCCTCCGGCAACTGCCGGCTCGTCGACTTCGGCATCGCGCTCGGGTCGGTCGCCGACCACACGCTGACCGAGCACGGCGCGATCATCGGCAGCGCCGCCTACCTCGCGCCGGAGCAGGCCACCGGCGGCCGCGCGGACACCCGCTCGGACCTGTACGGCTTCGGCTGCCTGCTGATGACGCTGCTGACGGGCCGTCCGCCGTTCGACGACGACTCCCCCGTCGAGATCCTCACCCGGCACCTCAACGACGCCCCGGCCCGGCCCTCGGACCGCCGGCCCGAGGTGCCGCCGGACCTCGACGACCTCGTGATGCAGTTGCTGTCCAAGCAGCCCGAACTGCGGCCGGCGAGTGCGGCCGAGGTCGCCGACCGGCTCGGCGGTGCCACCGGTACGCGACCGCTCCCCGGCCCGGTGCCGCTGCCGCCGCGCGGGGGCTACGCGCCCCCGCCCCCGATCTACGCGGAGGCCGGTCCCACGGCGGCCATGCCGGTGTACAGCCACGCCGCCGAGCGCAACCGGGTCAAGCCGCTGCTGATCGTGCTCGCGGTGGTCGCCCTGCTCGCCGCCGGCGGTGTCGGCTGGGCGGTCATGCAGGAGAGCGACGACTCCCCCGGCACCCGCATCCCGTTCGTGCCGGACACCCCGACGCCCACGCCCTCACCGACGCCGGAGGCGACGATCGAGCCGTCGACGACGCCGACGCTCGGCCCGCCGCCGACCCCGAACCCGCTGACGACGCCGGAACCGACCCCGACGCCCACGCCGACCCCGGCGCCGATCATCGTGCTGCCGACCCCGACCCCGGACCCGACCCCGGTCCCGACGCCGGACCCGACCCCGGTCCCGACGCCCGATCCGACCCCCGCCGAGACGCCCGCCCCCTGA
- a CDS encoding TetR/AcrR family transcriptional regulator, with the protein MSASHHPGPDGPAPRRRMPRAEREALMLDVAEQIFGEQGYQASSMDEIAARAGVSKPMLYHYYGSKERLFLACLRRARDGMRAAILEGVGGGSRPDEQLYLGLVHWFRFIDAHPALWTMMVDEGLLEFGPAAEEIESIRSEHTELIAALILAQAPPGHADMLEVELVAAAISGAGERITRWRARRPDLTPELTARHLMQLLWTGMSGMARGEVWGL; encoded by the coding sequence GTGAGCGCCAGCCACCACCCCGGTCCGGACGGCCCCGCGCCGCGGCGGCGGATGCCGCGGGCCGAGCGCGAGGCCCTCATGCTCGACGTCGCGGAGCAGATCTTCGGCGAGCAGGGCTACCAGGCCTCGTCGATGGACGAGATCGCCGCGCGGGCGGGCGTCTCGAAGCCGATGCTCTACCACTACTACGGCTCGAAGGAGCGGCTGTTCCTTGCCTGCCTGCGGCGGGCGCGGGACGGGATGCGTGCCGCGATCCTCGAGGGCGTCGGTGGCGGATCACGCCCGGACGAGCAGCTCTACCTGGGCCTGGTGCACTGGTTCCGCTTCATCGACGCGCACCCCGCGCTCTGGACGATGATGGTCGACGAGGGGCTGCTCGAGTTCGGCCCGGCGGCCGAGGAGATCGAGTCGATCCGCTCCGAGCACACCGAGCTGATCGCGGCGCTGATCCTGGCGCAGGCCCCGCCCGGTCACGCGGACATGCTCGAGGTGGAGCTCGTCGCGGCGGCGATCAGCGGCGCCGGCGAGCGCATCACGCGCTGGCGGGCCCGGCGTCCCGACCTGACGCCCGAGCTGACCGCGCGCCATCTGATGCAACTGCTCTGGACCGGCATGTCCGGCATGGCCCGGGGCGAGGTCTGGGGACTGTGA
- a CDS encoding sigma-70 family RNA polymerase sigma factor, protein MRDDEITAHALSAGRGDADAITAFVRATQADVWRYVAYLVDREHADDLTQETFLRALRGVRTYRGDVPARVWLLSIARRAAVDHFRKQGRSPAVAASLDADTTVADRIAPASPDPANAVSLQTLVAGLDPDRRAAFVLTQINGLSYEEAAVACGVPIGTIRSRVARAREDLLAAMQADSPAAAPAAKPARRLRRSR, encoded by the coding sequence ATGCGCGACGACGAGATCACCGCCCACGCCCTCTCGGCGGGCCGCGGCGACGCCGACGCGATCACGGCCTTCGTCCGCGCGACCCAGGCGGACGTCTGGCGGTACGTGGCCTACCTCGTCGACCGCGAGCACGCCGACGACCTGACGCAGGAGACGTTCCTGCGCGCCCTGCGCGGTGTCCGCACCTACCGCGGCGACGTCCCCGCCCGCGTGTGGCTGCTCTCGATCGCCCGCCGCGCCGCCGTCGACCACTTCCGCAAGCAGGGCCGCAGCCCGGCCGTCGCCGCGAGTCTCGACGCCGACACCACCGTCGCCGACCGCATCGCCCCTGCGTCCCCGGACCCGGCCAACGCCGTCAGCCTGCAGACCCTCGTCGCCGGTCTCGACCCCGACCGCCGCGCGGCCTTCGTCCTCACCCAAATCAACGGCCTGTCCTACGAGGAGGCCGCCGTCGCCTGCGGCGTCCCGATCGGCACGATCCGCTCCCGCGTCGCCCGCGCTCGCGAGGACCTCCTCGCCGCCATGCAGGCCGACTCCCCCGCCGCCGCCCCGGCCGCCAAGCCCGCGCGCCGCCTCCGCCGCTCCCGCTGA
- a CDS encoding zf-HC2 domain-containing protein: MDCERWRTALSARLDSESLGVDEALLDAHLATCSACCDHAEALAALHRSLRLRPADDVPDLTSSILAAAAADPRRRRVSPTLLLRWVLVVIAAVEIGLASPDLLGRWHTGSELGTWSIAVGAGFLSVAMKPARAAALVPMLGIAGLLTALVTTRHLLDGVAQLSDEWPHGLVLAGVVVLVAISRLERTADHPGPRSADTVGADGRPARVRRAA; the protein is encoded by the coding sequence ATGGACTGCGAGCGCTGGCGCACCGCCCTCTCGGCGCGGCTCGACTCCGAGTCGCTCGGGGTGGACGAGGCGCTGCTCGACGCCCACCTGGCCACGTGCTCGGCGTGCTGCGACCACGCCGAAGCGTTGGCCGCACTCCACCGGAGTCTCCGGCTGCGACCGGCCGACGACGTTCCGGATCTCACCTCCTCGATCCTGGCCGCCGCGGCCGCCGACCCCCGCCGCCGGCGGGTCTCCCCGACGCTCCTGCTGCGTTGGGTGCTGGTCGTCATCGCGGCGGTCGAGATCGGTCTGGCCTCGCCGGACCTGCTCGGGCGCTGGCACACCGGCAGCGAGCTCGGTACGTGGAGCATCGCGGTCGGGGCCGGCTTCCTCTCGGTCGCGATGAAGCCGGCGCGGGCGGCCGCGCTGGTGCCGATGCTGGGCATCGCCGGCCTGCTGACCGCACTGGTGACGACTCGTCACCTCCTGGACGGCGTCGCCCAGCTCTCGGACGAGTGGCCGCACGGCCTCGTGCTGGCCGGGGTGGTTGTGCTCGTGGCGATCTCCCGCCTCGAGCGGACCGCGGACCACCCCGGCCCACGGTCGGCCGACACCGTCGGAGCGGACGGACGTCCGGCCCGGGTCCGGCGGGCGGCATGA